From the Syngnathoides biaculeatus isolate LvHL_M chromosome 10, ASM1980259v1, whole genome shotgun sequence genome, one window contains:
- the snta1 gene encoding alpha-1-syntrophin translates to MNMAAATKAQKTGLLELRVAVDRWTRVLATLAEDKLTVAPGEGADEPPKSNPNPAGAINGDPPNLSSCPVPETITNVKRTVRVTKQDVGGLGISIKGGKENKMPILISKIFKGLAADQTEALYVGDAILSVNGCDLREATHDEAVQALKKTGKEVILEVKYIKEMSAFFKSSGSPGGALPWDSPPPTPQKGADLSSAESKEPRSIPLKMCQVSRKQCPPDTQNRYFEVVSPNRKNSVFLRAKDPAMAQSWYNAIQAGAANLLPQVKEEMKILQPGLEVKYLGWITEQVVQGPERPVLAVLTDRELLLYPALPESKDAISNPAKSHPLITTRLVHSGPGKTSPLLESELSFGLRSGTKQGVETHVFRVDSPKDLSAWTHLLVDGCHNAAELIKEVTTACSWNGKECTLGVHIDEGFTLFTEELGVRKSVLLQHPFERLRMSSDDGVRMMFLDFGGPEAEIQLDLHSCPKTIVFIIHSFLSAKVKRLGLLA, encoded by the exons ATGAACATGGCGGCGGCGACGAAGGCGCAGAaaacgggactgctggagctcCGGGTGGCCGTGGACCGCTGGACCCGCGTGCTGGCTACGCTCGCCGAGGACAAGCTGACGGTCGCCCCCGGCGAGGGCGCCGACGAGCCGCCCAAGAGCAACCCGAACCCCGCGGGCGCGATCAACGGAGACCCCCCCAATCTCAGCTCGTGTCCGGTCCCGGAGACCATCACCAACGTGAAGCGCACGGTGCGAGTTACCAAGCAAGACGTCGGAGGACTCGGGATCAGTATTAAAG GTGGGAAGGAGAACAAGATGCCCATTCTCATCTCCAAGATTTTCAAGGGCTTGGCTGCCGACCAGACGGAGGCGCTTTATGTGGGCGACGCCATATTGTCCGTCAACGGCTGCGACTTACGGGAGGCCACGCACGACGAGGCCGTGCAGGCTCTGAAGAAGACCGGCAAGGAAGTCATCCTTGAAG TCAAGTACATCAAGGAGATGTCGGCTTTCTTCAAGAGCTCGGGGTCCCCCGGCGGCGCACTCCCGTGGGACTCTCCTCCCCCAACGCCCCAGAAGGGTGCGGACCTCTCGTCCGCCGAGAGCAAGGAGCCCCGCAGCATCCCGCTGAAAATGTGCCAGGTGTCCCGCAAGCAGTGCCCCCCGGACACACAAAACAG GTACTTCGAGGTGGTTTCGCCGAACAGAAAGAACTCCGTGTTCCTGCGGGCCAAAGACCCGGCCATGGCCCAGTCCTGGTACAACGCCATCCAGGCTGGTGCTGCCAACCTTTTACCGCAAGTGAAGGAGGAGATGAAGATCTTGCAGCCTGGTTTGGAAGTCAAATACTTGGGCTGGATTACAGAACAG GTGGTGCAGGGACCAGAGAGGCCGGTCCTCGCTGTGCTGACCGACCGCGAGCTGCTTCTCTATCCCGCCTTGCCCGAAAGCAAAGACGCCATCAGCAACCCCGCCAAGAGCCACCCACTCATCACCACCAg ACTGGTCCACTCCGGCCCCGGGAAAACCTCTCCTCTCCTGGAATCGGAGCTTTCATTCGGCCTGCGTTCGGGCACCAAGCAAGGCGTGGAGACGCACGTGTTTCGGGTGGATTCCCCCAAGGACTTGTCGGCGTGGACTCACTTGCTGGTCGACGGCTGCCACAATGCCGCCGAGCTCATCAAGGAGGTCACCACAG CGTGCAGCTGGAACGGAAAGGAGTGCACCCTGGGAGTGCACATCGACGAGGGCTTCACGCTATTCACCGAAGAGCTGGGCGTCCGCAAGAGCGTCCTGCTGCAGCATCCCTTCGAGCGGCTGAGGATGTCGTCGGACGACGGCGTCCGCATGATGTTCCTCGACTTCGGGGGGCCTGAGGCCGAAATT CAACTGGACCTTCATTCTTGCCCCAAGACGATCGTGTTCATCATCCACTCGTTTCTTTCCGCGAAGGTCAAGCGACTCGGCCTCCTGGCATGA